In Helicobacter pylori, a single genomic region encodes these proteins:
- a CDS encoding conjugal transfer protein TrbB, whose translation METLQTHRVLQALISHFTPFLESGITELIINTEQEFWLYKVNNTREKRGHALFDKAFLLRFCEQLASFRGLFFDEEHPTLNCSIPFTRYRVSANHFSITTNNQITLNIRVPRLKPLSLDDFTFKASDPKGLKDLALKGHNILISGETSSGKTSLLNALLDCVNKDERVVSVEDSQELDLKAFSNCVGLLVGKQENTRFNYEDALNMAMRLNPDRLIVGEIDTRNAALFLRLGNTGHKGMLSTIHANSAQNTLEALSLNLSMRYTHSLDKDLMRAYFKSAIDVIVHVNRINNERQIAEVLWTKEL comes from the coding sequence TTGGAAACTTTACAAACCCATAGAGTTTTGCAAGCCCTAATTAGCCATTTTACCCCTTTTTTAGAAAGCGGGATCACCGAGCTAATCATCAACACCGAGCAGGAATTTTGGCTTTATAAAGTCAATAACACCCGAGAAAAAAGAGGGCATGCGCTTTTTGATAAGGCGTTTTTATTGAGGTTTTGCGAGCAATTGGCTAGTTTTAGGGGGTTGTTTTTTGATGAAGAGCACCCCACTTTAAATTGCTCTATCCCTTTCACGCGCTATAGGGTGAGCGCGAATCACTTCAGTATCACTACGAACAATCAAATCACGCTCAATATCCGTGTGCCTAGGCTTAAGCCCTTAAGTTTAGACGATTTCACTTTCAAAGCAAGCGATCCAAAGGGTTTGAAAGATTTAGCGCTTAAAGGGCATAACATTCTCATTAGTGGGGAGACTTCAAGCGGTAAAACAAGCTTATTAAACGCTCTTTTAGACTGCGTCAATAAAGATGAAAGGGTGGTGAGCGTTGAAGACAGCCAAGAATTGGATTTAAAAGCGTTCAGCAATTGCGTGGGGCTTTTAGTGGGCAAGCAAGAGAACACGCGCTTTAATTATGAAGACGCTCTCAATATGGCCATGCGCTTAAACCCGGACAGGCTCATTGTGGGCGAGATTGACACCAGGAATGCAGCGCTCTTTTTGCGTTTAGGAAACACCGGGCATAAGGGCATGCTCTCAACCATTCACGCTAATAGTGCTCAAAACACTTTAGAAGCCCTTTCACTGAATTTAAGCATGCGTTATACGCATTCTTTGGATAAAGATCTAATGCGAGCGTATTTTAAAAGTGCGATTGATGTGATCGTGCATGTGAATAGGATCAATAATGAGCGCCAAATCGCTGAAGTCTTATGGACTAAAGAGCTTTAA